From Acanthopagrus latus isolate v.2019 chromosome 22, fAcaLat1.1, whole genome shotgun sequence, the proteins below share one genomic window:
- the crnkl1 gene encoding crooked neck-like protein 1, producing the protein MASTAAGKQRIPKVAKVKNKAPAEVQITAEQLLREAKERELELLPPPPKQKITDEEELNDYKLKKRKGFEDNIRKNRTVISNWIKYAQWEESLKEIQRARSIYERALDVDHRNITLWLKYAEMEMKSRQVNHARNIWDRAITILPRVNQFWYKYTYMEEMLGNVAGCRQVFERWMEWEPEEQAWHSYINFELRYKEVDKARTIYERFVMVHPEVKNWIKYARFEEKHGYIAHGRKVYERAVEFFGEDHVDENLFVAFAKFEETQKEFERVRVIYKYALDRIPKHQAQELFKYYTMFEKKFGDRRGIEDVIVSKRRFQYEEEVKANPHNYDAWFDYLRLVENDADPDTVREVYERAIANMPPIQEKRHWKRYIYLWINYALYEELEVKDPERTRQVYQASLDLIPHKKFTFAKMWLLYAQFEIRQKNLQGARRVMGTAIGKCPKNKLLKGYIELELQLREFDRCRKLYEKYLEFSPENCTTWIKFAELETILGDTERARGIFELAIGQPRLDMPEVLWKSYIDFEIEQEEYGNTRNLYKRLLQRTQHVKVWISYAKFELSIDSPDRLQKCRQIFEEANKSLRNCEEKEERLMLLESWSDFEEEFGSDSTMERVRKLLPEKVKKRRKLTAEDGSDAGWEEYYDYIFPEDAANQPNLKLLAMAKMWKKQQVVETTQEDPENAPAAEGTSSPSDKPAAPPENGSDKNTATETEQEATYDDRDDDVSSTSSESDSSDEDGEKEEKQSRSRDEDAEKESRSGDEDDKD; encoded by the exons ATGGCGTCCACTGCGGCGGGCAAACAGCGGATACCGAAGGTGGCTAAG GTGAAAAATAAAGCTCCTGCAGAGGTTCAGATCACTGCTGAGCAGCTGCTGAGGGAAGCCAAAGAGAGGGAGCTCGAACTTCTGCCACCACCACCGAAACAGAAGATCACTGATGAAGAGGAGCTGAATGATTATaaactgaagaagagaaag gGGTTTGAGGACAACATCAGAAAGAATCGAACTGTCATCAGTAACTGGATCAAATACGCACAATGGGAAGAAAGCCTGAAGGAGATCCAGAG GGCTCGTTCCATTTACGAGCGAGCGCTGGATGTCGATCACCGCAACATCACTCTATGGCTGAAATATGCCGAGATGGAGATGAAAAGCCGTCAGGTGAACCATGCCCGAAACATCTGGGACAGAGCCATAACCATCCTCCCACGTGTCAACCAGTTCTG GTACAAGTACACGTACATGGAGGAGATGCTGGGAAACGTGGCTGGCTGTCGACAGGTGTTTGAGCGCTGGATGGAGTGGGAGCCTGAGGAGCAGGCCTGGCACTCCTACATCAATTTTGAGCTTCGCTACAAGGAAGTGGACAAAGCCCGCACCATTTATGAGCGAT TCGTCATGGTTCACCCCGAAGTGAAGAACTGGATCAAATACGCTCGGTTTGAAGAGAAGCACGGATACATCGCCCATGGCAGGAAGGTGTACGAAAGGGCAGTGGAGTTCTTCGGGGAGGACCATGTGGACGAAAACCTCTTTGTGGCCTTTGCCAAGTTtgaggagacacagaaagag TTTGAACGTGTTCGGGTGATCTATAAGTATGCTTTGGACAGAATCCCTAAACACCAGGCACAGGAGCTCTTCAAGTACTACACCATGTTTGAAAAGAAGTTTGGAGACCGAAGAGGAATAGAAGACGTCATCGTTAGCAAGAGAAGGTTCCAGTATGAGGAGGAAGTCAAG GCAAACCCACACAACTATGATGCCTGGTTTGATTACCTTCGTTTGGTGGAGAATGACGCAGACccagacacagtgagagaggtTTATGAGAGAGCCATCGCCAACATGCCCCCCATCCAGGAGAAGAGACACTGGAAACGATACATCTACCTGTGGATCAACTACGCTCTGTACGAAGAGCTGGAGGTCAAG GATCCTGAGAGAACCAGGCAGGTCTATCAGGCAAGCCTGGATCTCATCCCACATAAAAAG ttcacaTTTGCTAAGATGTGGCTGCTTTACGCTCAGTTTGAGATCCGGCAGAAGAACCTGCAGGGAGCCAGAAGGGTCATG GGTACAGCAATCGGTAAATGTCCgaaaaacaagctgctgaaGGGCTACATcgagctggagctgcagctacGTGAGTTCGACCGCTGCAGGAAGCTGTACGAGAAATACCTGGAGTTCAGTCCGGAGAACTGCACCACCTGGATCAAGTTTGCCGAGCTGGAGACGATCctgggagacacagagagagccCGCGGTATCTTCGAGCTCGCCATCGGACAACCGCGACTCGACATGCCAGAG GTGCTGTGGAAGTCCTACATTGACTTTGAAATTGAGCAGGAGGAGTATGGAAACACCAGAAACCTTTACAAAAGGCTGCTGCAGCGCACGCAGCATGTCAAG GTTTGGATCAGCTACGCCAAGTTCGAGCTGTCCATCGACAGCCCCGACAGGCTGCAGAAGTGCCGGCAGATCTTTGAGGAGGCCAACAAGAGCCTGAGGAACtgcgaggagaaggaggagcgTCTGATGCTGCTCGAGTCCTGGAGCGACTTCGAGGAGGAGTTCGGATCCGACAGCACgatggagagagtgaggaagctGCTACCGgagaaggtgaagaagaggaggaagctgaCGGCCGAGGACGGG tCGGACGCAGGCTGGGAGGAGTACTACGACTACATCTTCCCAGAAGACGCAGCCAACCAGCCCAACCTCAAACTGCTGGCCATGGCGAAGATGTGGAAGAAGCAGCAGGTAGTGGAAACGACACAGGAGGATCCAGAAAACGCTCCAGCGGCTGAAGGGACGTCATCACCCTCTGacaagcctgcagctcctcctgaaaACGGCTCCGACAAAAACACTGCCACCGAAACAGAACAGGAGGCAACGTACGA